Below is a window of Streptomyces qaidamensis DNA.
CCCCGCGTCCCCCGGGCGCCCGGTGGACAGCAGGTGCTCGGCGAAGGTCAGGGCGTCACGCCGGTAGCCGGAGGTCATGGGGTGCGTCTGGGCGTAGCCGAGGAACGCCGTGCGGTACCCGTCGCCGAGGATCACCGGCAGTTCGGGGGCGACCTTCGCCACGACGTCCGCCCGCTTCGCGGCGAGCGCCCTCGCCTGTACGCCGATCCGCACCCGGTCGAACCCCTCGGGCACGGGCGTCCCCGCCACCAGCGCCGACAGCAGCGCCGCCTGGGCCAGCGCGAGCCGCTGCCGGGCACCGTCGACGTCCTCTTGGTGGGGCCGGCCGAAGGCGCCCCGTGTCGCCTCGGCCGCCCCGGTCTCATCGCCCCGCCGTACCGCCCCGGCCCCGGGCCCGCCGGTGACGCCTCGGGCACCCTCCTGGCGCGCGGTGCCGGCCTCCACGAGCAGCCCGCCGCCGACATCCCCGGCCGCTTCCCGCCGTCCGGTCCCGGCAGCCGGGAACAGCTCATCGCCGCGGCCCTCCGGGGCCGCTCCGGCCGCCGCACGGAGTTCCGCCTTCACGCGTTCGACAGCGCCCGCCTCCAGCGCCCGGCGGATCGTGCTCAGCTCGTGCTCCAGCTCCGTCGGTGCCGGGAAGTTCTCGTCCCGTTCCAGCAGGACGCCCGGCGGGCGGACGCGGGAGGCGAGGTCGGTGAGGATGTCGAGGACCGGCCGGGGGACCGGGTGGGCGTGGCTGTCGTGCCAGACGCCGTCGCGCTCGAAGCCACCGGCGACGTGGACGTACGCGATGGCCTCCAGGGGCAGCTCGGCGAGGGCCTTGGAGGGGTCCTCGCCGCGGTTGACGTGGTTGGTGTGCAGGTTGGCCACGTCGATGAGGAGGCGGACGCCCGTGCGGTCGGCGAGCTCGTACAGGAACTGGCCCTCCGTCATCTCCTCGCCCGGCCAGCCGATCAGCGCGGCGATGTTCTCGACGGCCAGCGGCACCGGCAGTGCGTCCTGCGCGATGCGTATGTTCTCGCACAGGACGTCCAGGGCGTCCCGGGTGCGGGGGACGGGCAGCAGGTGGCCGGCCTCCAGGTGCGGGGACGCCGTCAGCGGCCCGCCCGCCCGTACGAACGCGATGTGCTCGGTGACCAGTGGGGAACCCAGCGCCTCAGCGCGCTCGGCCAGTGCGGTCAGCCGGCCCGCGTCGGGCCGGTCCGCGCCCCCGAGGCCGAGCGAGACGCCGTGCGGCACCACGGTGACGCCGCGCTCGCGCAGCCGCCGCAGCGAGTCGGGCAGGTGTCCGGGGCAGACGTTCTCGGCCACCGCCTCGACCCAGTCGATCCCCGGCATCCGCTCCACGGCGTCCGCGATCTCCGGCCGCCACCCGATGCCCGTCCCCAGTCGCTCCATCGTCCCCTCCTCCACCCGGCCCGTTCCTCGAACGTGAGGGGGGTATGGCCCAGCCGCCGGCCCCCGAACCGCGCACCGCCCTCCTTCAGAGCAACATTTGAGGTTTGCGGTCCCGCCCCCCGCCCTCACCGACGGAGGCGCAAGACTCGCGCCCTGGCCCGATACGCCGTAGACCGGACCTATGTCCGGAGGCAGCGAGCAGCCGCACCGCGCCGCGCGCGAGCGGGAACCGGAATCCCGGGCGGCCGCCGTCCGCCGGCTGCGGATCGCGGCCGGAGCCCTGCTCGCGGCAGGCGTCACGGCCTACTTCCTGTTGCCGCTGGAGGGTCTCGGTGCCGACCGCCCCTGGCTGGGCTGGCCGCTGTTCGTACTGTGCCTGGCGCTCGTGGCCGCGCTGCTGCTGCGCCATGTGCGCGACATCGTGCTGGAGAAGCCGCAAGCCCGGTCGGGCATCATGATCTCGCTGCTGATGTGCCTGGCCGTGCTGGTCTTCTCGTCCGGGTACTACGCCCTCGCGCAGCAGCCGGGACAGTTCACCGGCCTGCGCACCCGGGTCGACGCGCTGTACTTCACGGTCGTCACCCTCGCGACCGTCGGCTACGGCGACATCGCCCCGCGCGGGCAGGAGGCCCGGCTGGTGGCCGTCGCCCAGATCCTGTACACGTTCGTCTTCCTCACGGCGGCGGCCACCGCGCTGTCCCGGCGGATGCACGCGGTGGTCGCGGAGCGCGAGCGGCGCCCGCCGCCGCCCTGACCGAGGGGCGTGCCCTACATCATGCGGGCCGGGCGGTAGTTGAACACCGACCAGAGGACGAACAGACCGGTCACGATCATGATGATCGACCAGAACGGCTGGTACGGCAGCCAGAGGAAGTTCGCGATCAGCGCCAGGCCGACCACGACCGCGCTCACGACCCGCGCCCAGGCGGCCCCGGTGAACAGGCCGAGCCCGGCCACCACCACGAGCGCGCCGACGATCACGTGGATCCACCCCCACGCGGTCAGGTCGAACTCGAACGAGTACTGGCCGAAGCTCGTGTACACCTCGTCGCCGGCGATCGCCGCGACGCCCTGGAGCACCGCGAACAGGCCGTAGACGACCATCAGGATGCCGCCGAGGGCGATCCCCCCGGCCGCCAGCGGGTCACCGGAACCGCCCGGGCCGGAGCCGCCGGGCGTCCGGTCATCGGGGGGGGCGGGGCGGGGGGAGGGGGCGCGGCGCTGGTCATGGCTGCCTCCGGGGGTCGGTTCGGCTGGTAACCCCACTGGAGCATTCGTCCGGGACCGGCGCGCCTGTGGCTACTCCGAACGGGTGGACGCCGCGGGGCCGGGCCCGTGCGGCTCCCGGCGCAGCGCCGGGTGGTCCGCGACCACCGTGCACGAGCCGGGCGCGATCTCCGTGAAGCCCGCGTCGCGCACCAACGGCAGCCCGGCGCCGGTCAGTCCGGACCAGCGGGCCGGATCGGCCGTGCGGGCGGCGAGCGGGAAGCCCGCGTCGTGCCAGGCGGCCCGCTCCTCGTCGGACAGCTCCCACCAGGCCAGTTGGGCGGCGTGGCCCGCCTGGGCCATCGCCTTGCCGGCCGACATGCCGAGGTCCGGGTTCAGCCACAGCACGGGCGCGGCCGGGTCCGCGTCCACCGGCGGCTCCGGGTCGTTCAGGTCGGTGCCGGACACCTGGAGCCTGGCCAGGTCCTTGGGCCAGCCGTCCAGCGGGACGGGCGGGAAGACCCGCACCTCGGCCGACTTGCCGGTGACCGTGATGCCGGGCAGCGCCTCGGCCCGCCGCCACTCGGCGCCACGCGCCCGCCGCACCACCTTGCGGATCCGGGCGTCCTGCCAGTCCCGCATCACCCCGGCCCACTCGCCCGCACCGGCCGACCGCTCGTCGGCCAGGATCGTCAGCACGGCCCGCGCGGCCGTCTCCAGCGCGTCCGTGCGGGCCGGCGGCTCCGCCTTCTCGATCCGCACGACGAGCGGCAGCACGAACTGCGGTGCCTCGTCACGAGCCGAGGGCTCGGACCGGAAGGGACTGTCGCTCACGGGCGTCGGGTCTTCGCTCACGAATCCCAGTGTGCCAGCCGGAAGATAGTGCAGGATGGCCGCATGCGACCCGACCTGTGCCTGCGGAACGCGGGCCGCCGTTACGGTCTGCGGGGCCCCTGGGTACTGCGCGGTGTCGACCTGGCGGTGGCTCCGGGCCGGCTCGTCCGCGTCGAGGGTGCCAACGGCAGCGGCAAGTCCACGCTGTTGCGGCTGGTCGCCGGCATCGACGCGCCGAGCGAGGGCCGGATCACCGCCCGGCCGGCGCGCACGGCGTACGTCCCGGAGCGGTTCCCGCCGGCCCTGCCCTTCACCGCCGCCGGCTACCTCAGGCACCTCGGCACCGTGCACGGCCTGGCCCGGGAGGCGGCCGCCCGGGCCGCCGGGGAGTGGTTGGAGCGCCTGGGTGCCGCCGCGTACGCCGAGACGCCGATGGCCCGGCTGTCGAAGGGCAGCAGCCAGAAGGTCGCGGTCGCACAGGCCCTCCTGGCGGAACCCGAGCTGCTGGTGCTGGACGAGGCGTGGACCGGCCTGGACACCGAGGCCCGCGCCGAGTTGG
It encodes the following:
- a CDS encoding DUF692 domain-containing protein translates to MERLGTGIGWRPEIADAVERMPGIDWVEAVAENVCPGHLPDSLRRLRERGVTVVPHGVSLGLGGADRPDAGRLTALAERAEALGSPLVTEHIAFVRAGGPLTASPHLEAGHLLPVPRTRDALDVLCENIRIAQDALPVPLAVENIAALIGWPGEEMTEGQFLYELADRTGVRLLIDVANLHTNHVNRGEDPSKALAELPLEAIAYVHVAGGFERDGVWHDSHAHPVPRPVLDILTDLASRVRPPGVLLERDENFPAPTELEHELSTIRRALEAGAVERVKAELRAAAGAAPEGRGDELFPAAGTGRREAAGDVGGGLLVEAGTARQEGARGVTGGPGAGAVRRGDETGAAEATRGAFGRPHQEDVDGARQRLALAQAALLSALVAGTPVPEGFDRVRIGVQARALAAKRADVVAKVAPELPVILGDGYRTAFLGYAQTHPMTSGYRRDALTFAEHLLSTGRPGDAGARRELRQWWLERSGPAPRSRRPAHRLARVTRRVLSRR
- a CDS encoding potassium channel family protein — its product is MSGGSEQPHRAAREREPESRAAAVRRLRIAAGALLAAGVTAYFLLPLEGLGADRPWLGWPLFVLCLALVAALLLRHVRDIVLEKPQARSGIMISLLMCLAVLVFSSGYYALAQQPGQFTGLRTRVDALYFTVVTLATVGYGDIAPRGQEARLVAVAQILYTFVFLTAAATALSRRMHAVVAERERRPPPP
- a CDS encoding DUF7144 family membrane protein; the encoded protein is MGLPAEPTPGGSHDQRRAPSPRPAPPDDRTPGGSGPGGSGDPLAAGGIALGGILMVVYGLFAVLQGVAAIAGDEVYTSFGQYSFEFDLTAWGWIHVIVGALVVVAGLGLFTGAAWARVVSAVVVGLALIANFLWLPYQPFWSIIMIVTGLFVLWSVFNYRPARMM
- a CDS encoding aminoacyl-tRNA hydrolase, translating into MSEDPTPVSDSPFRSEPSARDEAPQFVLPLVVRIEKAEPPARTDALETAARAVLTILADERSAGAGEWAGVMRDWQDARIRKVVRRARGAEWRRAEALPGITVTGKSAEVRVFPPVPLDGWPKDLARLQVSGTDLNDPEPPVDADPAAPVLWLNPDLGMSAGKAMAQAGHAAQLAWWELSDEERAAWHDAGFPLAARTADPARWSGLTGAGLPLVRDAGFTEIAPGSCTVVADHPALRREPHGPGPAASTRSE
- a CDS encoding ABC transporter ATP-binding protein, which translates into the protein MRPDLCLRNAGRRYGLRGPWVLRGVDLAVAPGRLVRVEGANGSGKSTLLRLVAGIDAPSEGRITARPARTAYVPERFPPALPFTAAGYLRHLGTVHGLAREAAARAAGEWLERLGAAAYAETPMARLSKGSSQKVAVAQALLAEPELLVLDEAWTGLDTEARAELERAVAERTAAGGSVVFVDHDPRRLAGLPDATYAVRDAGIVRQEPSQVPDTSGPHVLVEVQGPPDGRLPEDVRRTATSAEETGPGGYRLCVPAPHSDVLLRTLLTARPPWHVVSVTPRTPAPQRQR